TCATCGGGACGAGAGTGAGGAGCTGTGGAGGACTTCAGACAACCTCTAgaccccccagacctcctgGATCCAGCCTGGAATAAGTCTGCGTGCAAACACTTCTGAGCATGCTCAGTGCCACCATCTTTCATGTGGAACTGAGCCTTCAACCACCAGCCCTTCAGGAGTTAATTACCGAGTCATTAACAGGTTCTGCAGACGAGCTGAGCTCAGGTGTGTCGGACTACGGGTGGTGCTGCTGGTCTGAATAGAAAGAGTTCAGACTGAGCGGCTGGACCTGATCTGTCAGTTCACCATCGTCAGAGATCCAGCTTTATCTTTATAGTCATGTTAAttgtaaaataacaacaaaaaacaaacaaaagggaAGCTGCCACCCCTCCTGGAAAACCGCCACACTTCCTGACTGGTCAACTGCAGAGAACTGATACAGCTCCGCCCACATGTGTACATCTACTCCGAGAGACAAAATTTGGTTTTAGGGGCCGAGTTAAACACGGAAGTTAGAAACCTGCATTTTGTCTACTGACCCACAGGGTCCGGACCCTGACCTGTAGTTTGGTCTCCACAGATTCACATGAGCAAGGTTCGGGGGGGGTTGCACCCAATTACTGATCGTTTACCAAGCGGCGGTGGGCGGAGTCAGTCTCCTGCCTTAAACAAAGCGCGGTCCCTGCAGCAGACACAAGTCTCACCTCCATGCCGTCCACATCGATGCGAGTGCGGACGCCGTACTTCTGACCCATCAGACGCAGCTTGGGGACACAGTACAAGAGGCGGTCGTTGAACTGTGGACAGAAACAGAAGCTCGTTACTGCTGTGGCACGAACGCAGTTATACATGAACGATGGAGCCGAGAAGGAACAGCTACATACCAGGATGAGGTACCGGTCCTGCGTGGTGCCATTCTTGTTGGACAGTTTCAGGATGTGTCCTTCTTTAATGAGCTCATTAGTTGGATTAACGATGTCCTCCTCGCCTCCTAACAGCTCATACACCTTCAGTAACTTCCTCATTCGCTCCTgacagaaacaggaagtgaacGTCAGTCAGTTTACACTCGACCCTCAACCGGATCTGGAGACGGCGCCTTTCATCCGTATCCATTCCTGACTGATTTTTTTAATACATCCATCAGACGGGACGCAGCAACGCCGACTGAAGTGATGGGGGTAGTATCGAGTCATGGGGGCAGTTCCGAGGATCAGTAAACTGAACACAACAATGCCATGAAGACGGGCCAACCGCGGATGGTTGCTCTACGGGGGTCGGCCCGACCAGACTTGAGCCCACTGTGCTTCTAAAACCACTAAATCAGTTGTGCAGTTCTTAAATGACAGGGAGGCGCCCTGAAAACCAAGAACATGATAGTTCAGGACAAGGTGGACAAACCTTGTCTTCAAGAGCCGCTGTCCTTcaagttttagatgtttccagcttcaacacacctgatggACACGACTGTTAATGAGCGACTGCGACGACTAGCTGGGGACGACCAGTAGTGTGACTCAGGTGTGTAGAAGCAGGGGAACATATGGAGGGGCCTAAACTTCCTCCGCCGGTTTCAGATAATTCTGCACTTCTAACAGTCAGGAAGATCAGCTCGTCAGCTCTGGACAGTCAAGAACATCTGAGGAATAGCTTCCACCCGAATCTCTGAAAAGGGGACACATCACGTGAAAGTGCGAGGGCACTGTGACATCATCGACCCAGTTTCCTCCTCTTTATCTCTGCCTAATGTCAAGTCTTGCGGTATTTGCTGGACCTCTACGGTGGGGCGGCACAAACCCACTGCACTGATTTTAAAGAGGAACAACCTGTTCCCTCCCCGTCTTACCATCTTCCTGATGGCGGCGTTGGAGTGCTCGGCTGCTGTGGCGATCAGCTCCAGAGACTCTGCACAGAGACAGAAGGACAGCAAGCTGGTCAGTGATTCTGCTGTCAGGGAAGAGCCCACCCTGCTGTGTGGAGGCCATGTCAGCAGAGTTGTCCTCACCGTACAGGCATGTGCACAGGTGATGTTGGTGTCAGACAAACACAACCTCAACTGGAAAACAGAATAACTTTGCAAACATTAAATCACTCATTTAACGAAAAGgaggacaaaaaaaacccatgtTAGGACAGCTGAACACGCGACCCGAAGCcttatacatatatgtatatatacatacagtacagaccaattTGTTTGAATGACAAGTTGTGTCCAAACATTTGGTCTGTacttatatatacatacatacataaataaatacatacatacatacatacatacatacatacatacatacatacatacatacatacatacatacatacatacacacatacatacacacatacacacacacacacacacacacacacacacacacacacacacacacacacacacacacacacacacacacacacacacacacacacacacacacacacacacacacacacacacacacacacacacaagatgcTTGCCTTCGATGCCCATCGTGAGGAGTTTCCTAGTCTTAATATCAGTAAAAATAGTTGTACATCTAAGTTGTTATTGGTGTGTCTAACATTGGACCCCGACCGCAGACGAATCGGTGATGTGTGTTTtaaaggtgcagatgttcaggCATGTAAAGATTCGATTTCACATCGTCTGTAGTTGCGGAAACATGATATCTGGACAGTTGTGGACTCAGATGTGTGCAGTCATGTTTGTGTGGCTTCGTACTCTGGGCGTCTCGGTGGTCCGGCGCATCCTCTGGCAGTCGATGCAGGTAATCTTTGAGCAGAAGCTCATAGCGAGGAATCCTCTGGACCGGCTCCAGCATGTGATGCTGCAGAGTCAGGTTCCCACAGCGCTCCTCCCTCTGCAGAGACACCAACACACCCTGATGAGGCCCCAGGGGGTAACGGGAACAgccctgaccccccccccaagcCACGACCACACCTGTACCTGGATCTCCTGGATTATGGCCTTGAACTGAGCCGACCTCTCCATCCAGGTGTTCACCAGCTCCATGGCCCGGTCAAAGTTCTTCACATACTCCCCGTACATCTTCAGGAACGGAGCCAGCTTCTGCAGGATGTCACCGATGCgggggttcaagtccctgtagGAGGACAGATGGACGGAGTCACTACAGCTGCTCAGGAGGAGGATGTGGAGTGAGAAGAAGAGCAGGGGGATGAGAACTCTGACCACTCGTCCATGCGCTTCTGCAGCGCTGGCAGCAGGAACTGCTGGTGGAAGCAGTAGATGGAGCAGATGTTGGAGAAGATGCCCTGGACCACGTCGCAGGGGAACGAGGAGCGGCAGCGCGCCTCCTCCAGGAGCCTGGCACAGAAAACCtgcaggagggagaggagagacAGCCGTCTCTGCCTGGTCTCCATGGATACAGACGCAGATCAACCACATGACAGAACCATATCTGTCaagtttgggatttaaaaatacgggacattttccgccgctgtcccaccagcccaaccgaggtccagtatcttacattttaagacagatttacaagaaatctaaaataactacctgtcaaccacttacaaactacaaataTGAGCTCATATCCTGATCGGccaacctttgttgacactgaaatactgtggacattcctgtttgtaattcctataatagagcctaaatgaaaacacaaaagtgaattaaaccacacttatttattttaaatattttcagtttatatacacattgattgtcttaaagtgaattttcttttagtttgtcatttccactcatgtggctctctggctggtgctgctgacggacatcggtcaatcccccgtgagagacactaaTCATCCCATCCTGTTCCTCTTTACTAAAGTAAATTTAATATCccattttagagatatttatacgaagtctttgatttttttttagcagaaatgtcttctctctcgttccatccatccatctctgatttgttgttcctagtttgctcccgttgtcgccactaacctcgtgagaactgccccccaggctacagcagggggcagttctcatgaggttagtgacaattcagtttgcagtttaaaaattattatattataaaaggggaaatttatgggaaaatactaatacaggAGGACGATGggaaagaggggggaaatacggtagtttcccggccaaaacgggagacttgacaggtatggccAGAACAGAATGAGGCCTGACATGGAGGCGGGGCTCCGCAGCTCCTCCCCCTCCACCACTCACCTGGTCCAGGAGGTGGAGCTTGGACACGTAGGCCGTCTCCGTGTGCAGCAGCTCGTTGGCGATGTTGAAGACTCTCTGGTGGACGGACAGCTGCACACAGACAGAGTTCAGGTGGTCACGCAGCGTTATGAATGTTCATGAAGACCGCAGGCTCTGATCAGCCACCAAACATCCTCCCAGACTGACAACCTGGAACACTGCTCAGCGTTTATTTGGACAAATAATACAGAAATATATCTGTATCTATATGCTCTTCCTCCTACACATCCACAAATCACTCCTTGGTATTCTGCAGCCTCCATctccgggaccagaggactaGCAGACCAGCGGACCTGAAACTGGGTCAGCTAgtcttgtatatatatataagcgctctgggtgccttgaagggcgctatataaatccaagtcattattattattattattatatatgctgctctgctggtcctggtttcaggtcctctggtcctggtttcaggtcctgTGGTCCTGGTGGTctctctgctggtcctggtttcagcaTCAGTCCCCATCAGAGGTCAGTGTAAGTGAAGCCAAGCAGGCTTAAAGAACCATCCTGTAGTAACTGAGCTAAGTTGGGCGTGTTGCAGCTGACGATACCTTGGCTGCTCGCTCCGCCCACAGATCTACTGGTTGGTGCCACAGATGTTTTTCTACCGTCTTCACCACGGACACCTGCAGTaagctgactccaccccctccccctCTCTCCTCTGATTGGTCTGGTTCTTACCTCTGAAGAGTCCTGCCTGTCCGTCTTCGGGGGTTCCAGCACCAGAGTCAGctctgcctcctcctcctcctccaggtcgCTGTCTCCCTCCTCAGAGAACTCCCTCCTCGTCCTGCCCCCGGCCCtggcctccccctcctccccctccccagcgtaggaggaggagctggacagGCGGGGCAGGAGGGCGGGGCTGCAGGGATAAGCCACGCCCCCGTCGTCCACGCTGGCGAAGCAGAGCTCCTCGCTGTGTGATGGCGAGCTGATGCTGTCGATGCCGCTGTCGCGGTTGGCCAGCTTCCCGTCCGTCTGCGAGGACGGGAGGGACAGACGCTCGGACGGCAGCTCTGATTGGTCACACAGCAGCGATGGCTGCTGCTGTTGGTCGCCCATCTCCACGGCAACCGCCTCGTCCTCCAGGTGTTTCTCTGAGGGGCTGTAACCTGACTCCATGGACAGACGCTTCTGGTGGAGCTCGTCACAGCACGCCGCCGCCagctcttcatcctcatcatcctcatcatcgtcGTCATCAGCAGGTACCtgctcctcccctccctccccctcctgAGTGATATCATCATCAGATGTGATGTCACTGGGGGGCTCCCTCTCTGACGGGGGAGGGGAGAGCACCGATGATGACAGCGGGGATGAAGGTCTAGAAGAAgacagggaggagggggggtccTGGAGGCGGGGACAGAGAGCTCCCCCGGTGATGTCAGGAACAACAATGATCTGCTCTCTGTGaacgacaacaacaacaataaataaCCAGAGTGATGacatccagaggtgtcaagtaacgaagtacaaatacttcgttaccttacttaagtagaaattttggttatctatacttcactggagtaattatttttcagacgactttttacttttactcctaacattttcacgcaattatccgtactttttactccttacattttaaaaacagccttgttactctatttcattttggcctttaaaaaaaactatccagttaaaatCCGCCATCCGggtagagtgaatttggttgtggttgtttcagatgttcttgtccagttttgttcttacatccgttccctcagattcctgcaacttaacttggatgtacattccaataaaggttaggataaatgataacatgcctctgaagtttgactttttgcaccattacaatacttataggcaactagtcatcatatctgctgctccctgaaacacatgttaatgctcaatagtacacatatatggttctttaatatatttgcattatactaagatgtattcattttcaatggcttttgtccttaatggcttttttcccccttacattacttttacttttatactttaagtagttttgaaaccagtacttttatacttttacttgagtaaaaaacttgagttgatacttcaacttctacaggagtatttttaaactctagtatctatacttctacctgagtaatgaatgtgaatacttttgacacctctgatgacatcactgccCATCTGACCAATCACAACTCACCGCTCAAATTTCTCTATAAGCGAGAGGACACAGCTGGGGGGGGTAGTGTCGTCTGCCTGGTTGGGCGGGGGCCAGCCTCCCCGGGGGTCTGCTGGGAGGGGTCTGCAGGGGGGCGGAGGTGGCAGGGGCTTGTCTAAGGCCCGGGGCCGTGGCCTTGACCCTCCGGCCTGTTGTTGGAGGTGGGGGGGCTTCGGTGGCACTGAGGAGGGCAGAGTCAAAGGTTAGCGCCTCTTAAAGTCTGACCTCAGAAGCAGGTTCACGTGAATACAGCTGGTATTTCAGGAAATGCGTGAGACAGAATGACCTAGAAATGGGATCAGATCAGAGTAAACGAGGAGGAATCTGACTAAATGTTCCTCTTTTAGAGCTCATTCTGGTCTGGATTCATGGATTTTAACCAGAACATTGGAGAAGTCTTGCCTGGAACATCTCTGCATCTACTGGACCAGGACTGAAATTCCTGACGTGGGTCAGACATGTTTACCAGGTTTTTGAAGACAAATGTTTAAACGGACCTTTGCTACATTTAGTAGATGCTCTGAAAGACATCACGGCCCTGGACCTGGTTCCTGTCCACAGACCTGGTTCCTGTCCACAGACCTGGTTCCTGTCCACAGCTAGACCTACAGGAGGATCACGCTGCTCACCTCCTCAGCTGGAGGTCCTGGGTGGGATACTGGAGCAAACGCCCAGTTCCCAATCGTCCACCACTCAGGAACATTCACGACCTCTTACCAAGCATGTTCGAAGTAGATGTTCATGAATCCGGAGGTTTTTATACGTAGGTTTACTCACAGATTCACCAACATGTCGTCCTTTCACCACGTAAGTTCAAGTCTGATAACTCGTGGACACGTTTTAGAGGAATGGCGATGAAATCTCTCGACTCACCCAGAGGTTTGGGCCCCAGTAGTGGCGGTCTGCTCCGACATGGTGGCGTTACCAGGGTAACCGGCAGCTCCGGTGGCCCCGTGTCATTCACAGAGCTGCAATGCTCAGTTAGACCCGCCCCTTCTTTCAGGGAGGCCGGGCCTGAAAATGGGGAGCCGGGTCCAGGGTCGGAGCCTGACTGCTCGGGGACGTCCCCATCAGGCGCCACCTGGTGGCCGCACGGTGAGCAGGACGGCTCCAGAGGGAGGCTCTTTGTCAGCACGCTGgaactggaggaggaggagggtcctGTGGAGAGGAGGAGCCAGAGAGAGGGAGGTCACACCCAcaaactaactaaataactGATTGAAATAATCATTGCATATGAATACAAACGTGTCCAGCATCTTTCATAAACGTCTCGTGGCTCATCAAGTTCTACAGTAAGAATGACGTTTTTGTAAAATCAGGAACAAAACACTGCAGAGTAACTAGAAACATCAGAACAGGTGTTCTGCCCGCCACTGAGGATTTCATATTCCTCAACCAACTCATGCAACACCTTGATGACATTTTGTTAAGCAAAATAAAGTAGACAACTAGATCATTGACATCCATGCAAATGGTCATTACAGCTGCTGGTTCTAACATCAGACTTTACTGTAAATGTGTGTACTTGGTAGTTCATACCCAGTAACAATATTCTCTCAAGACTACCCGGCTGCTCTACTGACCATGAGGGTCTGGATTCTTCTACCCACCACTTGGGCCCTGATCCCGACCTGGGGTTCCTCTACTGAACTGTTGCAAAGCACATCCATGTAAAATTAGGGGTTTGGCCCTTTGGCTGGAGCTACGGTTAGCGATTAGCTGTCGTACATACTGTTGTGTTGTTACTTTTACTAACAGACCACCGTTACTGGTTGTAGGTTGGTCAGAGTTACCAGGGTTAAGTTTAGTTAAAAGCAGGCAGCtggtgtgtgaggagtgtgtgaggggAGCTCCACTCCGACTTCGCCATTTACCTTGCGCACACcatattt
This is a stretch of genomic DNA from Cololabis saira isolate AMF1-May2022 chromosome 12, fColSai1.1, whole genome shotgun sequence. It encodes these proteins:
- the fgd1 gene encoding FYVE, RhoGEF and PH domain-containing protein 1 isoform X1 → MQLNRACSAMPGFSCPPPPPPPPPPPSSFSSRFSTMRFSYHLPTAAAHGSATCRTGPSSSSSSSVLTKSLPLEPSCSPCGHQVAPDGDVPEQSGSDPGPGSPFSGPASLKEGAGLTEHCSSVNDTGPPELPVTLVTPPCRSRPPLLGPKPLVPPKPPHLQQQAGGSRPRPRALDKPLPPPPPCRPLPADPRGGWPPPNQADDTTPPSCVLSLIEKFEREQIIVVPDITGGALCPRLQDPPSSLSSSRPSSPLSSSVLSPPPSEREPPSDITSDDDITQEGEGGEEQVPADDDDDEDDEDEELAAACCDELHQKRLSMESGYSPSEKHLEDEAVAVEMGDQQQQPSLLCDQSELPSERLSLPSSQTDGKLANRDSGIDSISSPSHSEELCFASVDDGGVAYPCSPALLPRLSSSSSYAGEGEEGEARAGGRTRREFSEEGDSDLEEEEEAELTLVLEPPKTDRQDSSELSVHQRVFNIANELLHTETAYVSKLHLLDQVFCARLLEEARCRSSFPCDVVQGIFSNICSIYCFHQQFLLPALQKRMDEWDLNPRIGDILQKLAPFLKMYGEYVKNFDRAMELVNTWMERSAQFKAIIQEIQREERCGNLTLQHHMLEPVQRIPRYELLLKDYLHRLPEDAPDHRDAQKSLELIATAAEHSNAAIRKMERMRKLLKVYELLGGEEDIVNPTNELIKEGHILKLSNKNGTTQDRYLILFNDRLLYCVPKLRLMGQKYGVRTRIDVDGMELKETSSAAVPRTFLVSGKQRSLELQARTEEDKKDWIKAIQATIQRHEQTAESFRHLSCSLRDDESTPPHSPSCVELGKRAPTPIREKEVTLCMKCQEPFNSITKRRHHCKACGHVVCGKCSEFRARLSYDNNRTNRVCIDCYVTLVGASPSPAGLSSSSQRRRSILEKQASLAAENSVMCSFLHHMEKGGGRGWQKAWFVIPENEPLVLYIYGAPQDVKAQRSVPLIGFDVSLPESCDRLERRHAFKISQSHLTLYFCAEGEELQRRWMDVLSRAGRGEEPLIHQPIAESLEEEGEELVAEAEGENT
- the fgd1 gene encoding FYVE, RhoGEF and PH domain-containing protein 1 isoform X2; its protein translation is MTGFVLCCAVYMDRSSLTRGPSSSSSSSVLTKSLPLEPSCSPCGHQVAPDGDVPEQSGSDPGPGSPFSGPASLKEGAGLTEHCSSVNDTGPPELPVTLVTPPCRSRPPLLGPKPLVPPKPPHLQQQAGGSRPRPRALDKPLPPPPPCRPLPADPRGGWPPPNQADDTTPPSCVLSLIEKFEREQIIVVPDITGGALCPRLQDPPSSLSSSRPSSPLSSSVLSPPPSEREPPSDITSDDDITQEGEGGEEQVPADDDDDEDDEDEELAAACCDELHQKRLSMESGYSPSEKHLEDEAVAVEMGDQQQQPSLLCDQSELPSERLSLPSSQTDGKLANRDSGIDSISSPSHSEELCFASVDDGGVAYPCSPALLPRLSSSSSYAGEGEEGEARAGGRTRREFSEEGDSDLEEEEEAELTLVLEPPKTDRQDSSELSVHQRVFNIANELLHTETAYVSKLHLLDQVFCARLLEEARCRSSFPCDVVQGIFSNICSIYCFHQQFLLPALQKRMDEWDLNPRIGDILQKLAPFLKMYGEYVKNFDRAMELVNTWMERSAQFKAIIQEIQREERCGNLTLQHHMLEPVQRIPRYELLLKDYLHRLPEDAPDHRDAQKSLELIATAAEHSNAAIRKMERMRKLLKVYELLGGEEDIVNPTNELIKEGHILKLSNKNGTTQDRYLILFNDRLLYCVPKLRLMGQKYGVRTRIDVDGMELKETSSAAVPRTFLVSGKQRSLELQARTEEDKKDWIKAIQATIQRHEQTAESFRHLSCSLRDDESTPPHSPSCVELGKRAPTPIREKEVTLCMKCQEPFNSITKRRHHCKACGHVVCGKCSEFRARLSYDNNRTNRVCIDCYVTLVGASPSPAGLSSSSQRRRSILEKQASLAAENSVMCSFLHHMEKGGGRGWQKAWFVIPENEPLVLYIYGAPQDVKAQRSVPLIGFDVSLPESCDRLERRHAFKISQSHLTLYFCAEGEELQRRWMDVLSRAGRGEEPLIHQPIAESLEEEGEELVAEAEGENT